The window GGTGAAGATGCTGTCGTACTGCAACCCCAGGCTGTCGGTGGTGTCCCGGTTGACTTCCAGGATCTCGGCTTCGAACTGCACCTGTGGCCGGCTGGAATCCAGGTACTTCAGGACACCCAGGATGAGTTCCCGGTCGGCGGGGTTGGCGATCACGATCAGGCTGCGCTGGCGGGCGTCCACCACCACGCGCGTGCCGGGGTAGATGCTCTGCAGCAAGCCGGCCACCTGGTTGGGCTCGGCGAAGCTCAGCGGGTAGATGATGGGCGCGCGCTGGTCACTGGCGATGGGCAGCACCTTGCGCTGATCCGGCGGGGTCAGGATCAGGCTGCGGCCATCCGGGCTCAGGGCGTACAGGGTGCCGTCTGGAATCACAAACTGCAGCGTGCCGTCCTCTTTCATCGAGGTCAGGCCATCTGGGATGGTCGCACCCGGCGCCATGACGGTGTTGAGCAGGATCAGTCGGCGAGTCACGGGATCCGTCTGATACCGGATCTGTTCAGTCGCCTGAATGACGATGGTGTCGCCCGCGCGAATCACGGTGACGGGCGTGGGCGTAGACGCGCCCAGCGCGACAGGTGAGAGGGTGAGGAGGAGGGCCAGGGTCAGGGCTTTGAATCGCATGGAAGATCCTTAAACGTGGTGCAGCGCACGGCACGGGGGTGAAGGGAAAAGCGAGGGGGACAGGTGCAAGGTGGGGTCAGCGAGGCAGCAGCAGGGCACCCTTGCCATCGGCGGGTTCGAGTTGCAAGTCGGCGCGGCCGGTCTGGCCCCGGGCGGTGTTGAGGGTGACCGGCGCGCTGAGCAGTTCGCCCGCTTCGCCAATCCGGCCGTCGCCATCGGTGTCTGTGCCCGCCAGAATTTGCACCGGTGCAGCGGGCGGCAGGCTTCCCAAGGCGAACTGGGCGCCGGTAGAGCGGGAGTACGTGATGATCTGGCCTGCAGCATTCAGGGCTACCACATACGTCTGCGGGTCATTTTGGGTAGCGCTCGCATTCACCAAACCCCAGCCGGTGGTGAGGTCCATGCCCGGAACGCCAAGGTCGGTGGCGTGGCTTTCCAGCACGGCCTTGACCGTGCGG of the Deinococcus aquaedulcis genome contains:
- a CDS encoding type II secretion system protein GspD → MRFKALTLALLLTLSPVALGASTPTPVTVIRAGDTIVIQATEQIRYQTDPVTRRLILLNTVMAPGATIPDGLTSMKEDGTLQFVIPDGTLYALSPDGRSLILTPPDQRKVLPIASDQRAPIIYPLSFAEPNQVAGLLQSIYPGTRVVVDARQRSLIVIANPADRELILGVLKYLDSSRPQVQFEAEILEVNRDTTDSLGLQYDSIFTFKLNEGEGLSLKKIGTIGRSPLSLSVGINLLKTSGAAQVLARPRITTIDGLEARINSTQTTPVVTSNSSGGTSVQSITTGITLRMTPKVAPDGTVETNLTISVSVPTGTTSQGVPQFSTREATTTVRVGNGEPIAIGGLMEDRTVTGEQKVPLLGDIPVLGKLFTTTRTDTRRSDLIIVVTPRLVMSPNETPPALAPTAAPVKP